A genome region from Ligilactobacillus cholophilus includes the following:
- a CDS encoding M13 family metallopeptidase, with amino-acid sequence MTEKDTVNKDLIKDDLYMAVNGNWLKTAKIPDDKPQTGGFQDLADDIEQTLMHDFDTMLDTEVDDQYLREFVKYYRLALNFNQRNHDGFAPAKKYLQSILALKDWQDWQNKAIELTMQGYEAPINMYVSSDMKDTENYALYASVPSLILPDKTYYTEENENGKMLLQVFSTMVMKLFKMADFDDQSAKEHLKRALAFDASLAPHEKDSTERANYPEMYNKYSFNDFKKFSSILDLETYIKGLIGTVPDQVIVEEPKYYEALNQIVNEDTFENFKSWLLVNTLTSVTGYLSNDIRVCGGEFSRALSGSKKAMSPQKSAYYLATNRFNQTVGLYYAHKYFSAEAKKDVEHMVHQMVNVYKKRLEQNDWLSESTRKQAIVKLDALGINVGYPSELDPLYKKFKVNEDLSLLDNALNFTEITIRNHFAKFGKKVDRTRWQMPAHMVNAYYDPQFNVIVFPAAILQAPFYSIKQSSSQNYGGIGAVIAHEISHAFDNNGAQFDEKGNLHNWWTKEDLDYFQNLAQDMINEFDGLETPAGKVNGKLVVSENIADAGGLSCALEAAKAESDADLTAFFINWARIWRVKASMERMQLLLNIDVHAPAVLRANVQPQNLPEFYQTFNITENDGMYLSPDKRVSIW; translated from the coding sequence ATGACTGAAAAAGATACTGTAAATAAAGACTTAATTAAAGACGATTTATATATGGCTGTTAATGGCAACTGGCTAAAAACAGCAAAAATACCTGATGATAAACCACAAACTGGGGGATTTCAAGATTTAGCTGATGATATTGAACAAACCTTAATGCATGATTTTGATACAATGCTTGATACTGAAGTTGATGATCAATACCTACGTGAATTCGTTAAGTATTATCGCCTTGCATTGAACTTTAATCAAAGGAATCATGATGGTTTTGCTCCTGCTAAAAAATATTTACAATCCATTTTAGCACTAAAAGATTGGCAAGATTGGCAAAACAAAGCTATTGAATTAACAATGCAAGGCTATGAAGCTCCTATTAATATGTATGTAAGTAGCGACATGAAAGATACTGAAAACTATGCACTTTATGCTTCTGTGCCTTCTTTGATTCTTCCAGATAAAACTTACTATACTGAAGAAAACGAAAATGGCAAAATGCTTTTACAAGTTTTTTCAACCATGGTAATGAAATTATTTAAGATGGCTGATTTTGATGATCAAAGCGCAAAAGAACATTTAAAACGTGCCTTAGCATTTGATGCTTCTCTTGCACCACATGAAAAAGACAGTACTGAACGAGCAAATTACCCTGAAATGTACAATAAGTACTCTTTTAATGACTTTAAGAAATTTAGTTCAATTCTTGATCTTGAAACTTATATCAAAGGCTTAATTGGAACTGTTCCTGATCAAGTTATTGTTGAAGAACCTAAGTACTATGAAGCACTTAACCAAATCGTTAATGAAGACACTTTTGAAAACTTTAAGAGTTGGCTATTAGTAAATACTTTAACCAGTGTCACCGGTTATCTAAGCAATGACATTCGTGTATGCGGTGGCGAATTTTCACGAGCACTTTCTGGTTCCAAAAAAGCAATGAGTCCACAAAAATCCGCATATTATCTTGCTACTAACCGCTTTAATCAAACAGTTGGTCTTTATTATGCACATAAATATTTTAGTGCTGAAGCTAAAAAAGATGTTGAACACATGGTTCATCAAATGGTCAATGTATATAAGAAGAGATTAGAACAAAATGATTGGCTAAGTGAATCAACACGTAAACAAGCAATTGTTAAATTGGATGCATTAGGAATTAATGTTGGGTATCCTAGTGAATTAGATCCTTTATACAAGAAATTTAAAGTTAATGAGGATTTATCTTTACTAGATAATGCATTAAACTTTACTGAAATCACTATTCGTAATCACTTTGCTAAGTTTGGTAAAAAAGTCGATCGTACACGTTGGCAAATGCCTGCTCATATGGTTAATGCATATTATGATCCTCAATTTAATGTTATTGTTTTCCCTGCAGCAATTTTGCAAGCACCATTTTATAGCATTAAACAATCATCCAGCCAAAATTATGGCGGGATTGGAGCCGTTATTGCTCATGAAATTTCACATGCATTTGATAATAACGGTGCTCAATTTGATGAAAAAGGAAACTTACATAACTGGTGGACAAAAGAAGACTTAGATTACTTCCAAAACTTAGCTCAAGACATGATCAATGAATTTGATGGTTTGGAAACACCAGCTGGTAAAGTAAACGGTAAGCTAGTCGTTTCGGAAAACATTGCTGATGCTGGTGGTTTAAGTTGTGCACTCGAAGCTGCTAAAGCAGAATCCGATGCCGATTTAACAGCTTTCTTTATTAACTGGGCAC